In one Parageobacillus genomosp. 1 genomic region, the following are encoded:
- a CDS encoding hydantoinase B/oxoprolinase family protein, which translates to MAQTQREKELIEKFLQDTKLFLGPDPEIMYDHGLAPITEMEKEAIAKVSDATISVVRSKLQAASTEAFEMLEQIGAAPGAKWGDLITGFYTASGDLSLASSGGVLAFSTTAQYAVKFTRKYWVDDPTVGVKPGDVFMHNDARYGGIHNADHSMMLPLFHEGKLIAWAVAVVHEGENGAVEPGGIPSAAESKFMEGMMLSPIKVAENYTLKKDLVTFMQNSVREPKLQLQDMKAKLYAVIRMKKRMEEAIEEFGVDAVVATLRKTLDDTVAEVKRRISKWPDGTVRTMAVADGTLRENILIKTQLEVTKKGDVLHFDLSGSAPEFANRSNNTIIVGAKGIIAQLFLQFIWPDMPRNQAVIAPMKFTVTHKSIFDCSYEAPNAQSMMTIFPLFTAAQHALAKFLYSSPERYTKVIAPWYNMIACFLYGGITQNGETVGNIGTDLNGMPGGAHMDGDGEHAIAPLFAAMAEQGEQELLEEEIPMMHLSRRIVKDNQGFGKFRGGQGYQMIVAVKDTPFWGLMATTIGSKYPTVNGLFGGYGCPAYPLAKVKGINVFKILEENPEQFRYTIEEIMNDRPFEGASYTTHHRGLQFEVVNEGEIYIVTQGAGGGYGDVLDRDPNLVMKDLEDGLISDYVAQNIYHVVYDPETLVLNKEATEEKRRQEREARKKRGVPYKEFLKQWVTDEPPAHLPWYGCWGDKNIIYAGSPQNKMSAEEIQSVFLPDPKDVQIARLQAQLQQLTAKQGGGS; encoded by the coding sequence ATGGCACAAACGCAACGCGAAAAAGAGCTGATAGAAAAATTTTTGCAGGATACTAAACTTTTCCTCGGACCAGATCCGGAAATTATGTATGACCACGGGTTGGCTCCGATTACGGAAATGGAAAAGGAAGCGATTGCGAAAGTTTCGGATGCGACCATTAGTGTAGTCCGGAGCAAACTGCAGGCGGCTTCAACGGAAGCGTTTGAGATGCTGGAACAAATCGGAGCGGCGCCAGGAGCCAAATGGGGGGATCTCATCACCGGTTTTTATACGGCGAGCGGCGATTTATCACTCGCCAGCTCGGGTGGGGTACTGGCCTTCTCCACCACTGCCCAATACGCGGTCAAGTTTACCCGCAAATACTGGGTCGATGATCCGACTGTCGGGGTCAAACCCGGAGATGTTTTCATGCATAATGATGCCCGCTATGGCGGTATTCATAATGCTGACCATAGCATGATGCTGCCGCTCTTCCATGAAGGAAAGCTGATTGCTTGGGCGGTTGCTGTTGTCCATGAGGGAGAAAACGGCGCTGTTGAGCCGGGAGGAATTCCTTCGGCTGCCGAATCCAAGTTTATGGAAGGAATGATGTTGTCCCCGATTAAAGTCGCGGAGAACTATACGCTGAAGAAAGATTTAGTTACGTTTATGCAGAATTCCGTCCGGGAGCCTAAACTCCAACTTCAGGATATGAAAGCCAAGCTTTACGCTGTCATCCGGATGAAGAAACGAATGGAAGAAGCGATTGAAGAATTCGGCGTCGATGCCGTTGTTGCTACTCTCCGCAAAACGCTAGATGACACAGTGGCGGAAGTAAAACGCAGAATCTCGAAGTGGCCTGATGGGACTGTGCGGACAATGGCGGTTGCGGACGGGACCTTGCGGGAAAATATCTTGATCAAAACCCAACTGGAAGTGACGAAAAAAGGAGACGTGCTTCATTTTGACCTCAGCGGCTCTGCTCCCGAGTTTGCCAACCGTTCCAACAATACGATTATCGTTGGCGCTAAAGGGATCATTGCTCAGTTGTTTCTGCAATTCATCTGGCCGGATATGCCACGCAATCAGGCGGTGATTGCACCAATGAAGTTTACCGTGACACATAAATCCATTTTTGATTGTTCCTATGAGGCTCCTAACGCCCAAAGTATGATGACCATCTTCCCGTTATTTACCGCGGCACAACATGCATTGGCCAAATTCCTGTATAGTTCGCCGGAACGTTATACGAAGGTAATTGCGCCATGGTACAACATGATTGCCTGCTTCCTTTATGGCGGAATTACCCAGAATGGGGAGACCGTAGGAAACATTGGCACCGATTTGAATGGCATGCCTGGTGGGGCCCACATGGACGGTGACGGCGAGCATGCCATCGCTCCGTTGTTTGCTGCCATGGCTGAGCAAGGGGAACAGGAATTGCTTGAGGAAGAAATACCGATGATGCACTTGTCACGCAGGATTGTGAAAGACAACCAGGGTTTTGGGAAGTTCCGTGGAGGGCAAGGTTACCAAATGATCGTGGCTGTAAAGGATACCCCGTTTTGGGGTCTAATGGCTACAACCATTGGCTCGAAATATCCGACCGTGAACGGCCTGTTTGGAGGGTACGGCTGCCCAGCGTATCCGCTTGCGAAAGTAAAAGGGATCAATGTTTTTAAAATTTTAGAGGAAAATCCCGAACAATTCCGGTATACGATCGAAGAGATCATGAATGACCGCCCGTTTGAAGGGGCCAGCTATACCACCCATCATCGCGGGCTTCAGTTTGAAGTGGTGAACGAAGGGGAGATATACATTGTGACACAAGGTGCCGGAGGCGGTTACGGGGATGTGTTGGATCGCGATCCAAACTTGGTGATGAAAGATTTGGAGGATGGACTCATCTCGGACTACGTTGCCCAGAACATCTATCATGTCGTATACGATCCGGAAACACTCGTCTTAAACAAGGAGGCCACCGAAGAGAAGCGCCGGCAGGAGAGGGAAGCTCGCAAGAAGAGAGGCGTCCCTTACAAGGAATTCTTGAAGCAATGGGTCACCGATGAACCGCCTGCCCACCTACCATGGTATGGCTGCTGGGGAGACAAAAATATCATTTATGCCGGATCCCCGCAAAATAAAATGTCTGCGGAGGAGATTCAATCCGTATTTTTGCCGGATCCGAAGGATGTCCAGATTGCCCGGTTGCAAGCACAGCTGCAGCAATTGACTGCCAAACAAGGAGGGGGATCATGA